The genomic interval AAATGCTCCCTGATACCCAGATTTCGaacgcttagcaggacaggaaaatggtccaattcacgcacttatcaagagaacattcctggtcatccctactgcctctgactcactaaacacaaacactttGTTTGAAAATGAtgtgagcccctggctatccataaaatgtgaaaaaaaaagaaaatggtgccttctggtttgcttaatataaggaatttggaATGATCTATATTTTTACTTATTTttgtactttttacccctttttgtgatatccaattggtagttacagtcttgtcccattgctgcaacttcTGTACAGACTCGGAAGaagcgaaggttgagagccatgcgtcctccgaaacacgaccctgccaagctgcaCTGAGCGCAacgggccaattgtgtgctgcctcaTGGATcacccggtcgcggccggctgtgacacagcccgtCTTAGACTGCTGCACGACTTGGGAGGCTctatatttttgcaattacatttacttttgttatttaagtatatttaaaacccaaacacttttagacttttaactcaaatagtattttaatTGGTAATCCTCACTTTTTCTTGAGTCATATtctttacttttattcaagtatgacaattgggtattttttccaccactgagagCCACCAGAGGGTGAAGTCCACCCCCTGATGCTCTAATCTCACGGTTCTAGTGAAGCACTACCCCCCCCTTGTGGAAAACCTGAGTACCTGCTACTGACCCAAAAATGTAAAAGTACTGTAAAAGAAAAGGCCAGGTACTGTGTGCTCCAACAATATTATAATCTATACTTTATAAATGTAACTAAAATTGAGACACACAAAAAAATAGTCTCTTGATTTTTAATAAAAAACAAAACAGACATTTCAAATTTGAATGGGCATTGTACTTATGAACAACTCAGTAGCATTTATTTTTGATAGTTTAATGCAAAGGAGAGTAACGACATAATAAAAAAGCCATTCTCTAGTGTGCTTATGAACATCTTCTATAACAGAATACAGCAACCAATACTTTTTACAACAATTTACAATATACAGAAcattcaaccatatcaatcatTGTTGCCCATGTGAGGAAGTTAGGATAGCAAGCATTTTATCTAGGTAGCCTATGAAAATAAAAACTAAAAGCATACTATATGACAAAGCCATAGAACGTTttgccaacatgaaagagaggaggatggcattggcgttcaACTAATCTACAATTAGGGTGAGTGAACTTTCTTTTTTTCCcacttgcgcacacacacacacacacgcacacagccaGAATTATATTTAGcaacattgattggactaaaATGTTTATGGTATTTTTAAGTTTGTTTTCAGTGTATTAAACTAAGCATATATAGCCTTGATTGatgatgtttaaatgttttaagttgaaatggtgctggaatagcggGGGCAGTGTTTGTgttgtctttgtagtgacttgaGGTAATTCTGTGGTTCTAATTCAGTAGCTCTTTAGTAACTGTCAAATACATAAAACTttattgaccatgctgtaggtaacacaactttttgttacatgcaatatgctttgtggacttcaacGGGTCAGATGTTGCTCTTCGGTcttgtgatgaaacaaaaacgTATGTGTCGCGGAATTTATTCCACCACTGTGTGACTGTTGTCTTCTTGTTGTCACTGTCTTATTGTATATCACGGTGGTGTATGAACTAATGggtatagagcaaacaacgcaattatcacaacatagGTTGTAGTATGACCTTTTttactggcttggcttccccagtgattttacccacacaccgctACTGTATTAATTAATGCACAACCTGGCTGTTGTTTGTCATGTTAAGCAATAGGTGAAGCCAGGTGGTCATGTGATCTATAGCTATTCATAAAATACACTTTGTGTATCAGAAACAGAAACATGGTGAGATTTACCCTCCTCCTGCACCACCAATTGTCCATTTTCAGACATGTCTTTAGCTTCAACCTCCTCTGGTATTTGAGGACCTGGCAATGATGGGTATGGTGTTGATGGTGGCTCTTCAAATTGAATTATAGGTTGAAGTTGTTCCCTCCCCTCTTCAGGTCCTGCGTTTCCCTCTTCTGCTTTTCCGTCTGCTGTAGCCCTCTTAGTTCCCCTCTTAAGATTCAAGTCCATACAGGATTCCTACGGTGAATGACACAATGCATCTGTGAGTTAGCATCTAAATATAACAGAATAGCAGCATTACTGTCACGGCTGGTACTAAAGGTATATAGAGAACGTACATTTGCTTTCTTGCAGGCCTCTCCGAGTTGACCtagaacaaaataaaaatatgattACTCAAAGATTCCAACGTAAAGATATCACTCAAATAACATAATACAATTAGTGTTAAATACCTCTGAATTTGCACAGGACAACACCCAAAACCACTGCAGCTAGAAAGGCCATTACAATTGTGATTATTGTTCCATAGGAATTGGGTACTGGCACTGTAAAGTAAATCAAAACAATATTACAAACAATTCAACCAACTATTGTTAACCAACCAACCATACCCTACAGCCTATGTGTCCCTTAGACTAGTGTCGACAGAGGTACTACACAGGCTACTGTTAGCGTCCCTACTACAGGCTACTGTTACTTGCCCTACTACAGGCTACTGTTACTTGCCCTACTACAGGCTACTGTTACTTGCCCTACTACAGGCTACTGTTGGCCGCCCTACTACAGGCTACTGTTGGCCGCCCTACTACAGGCTACTGTTACTTGCCCTACTACAGGCTACTGTTGGCCACCCTACTACAGGCTACTGTTGGCCGCCCTACTACAGGCTACTGTTGGCCGCCCTACTACAGGCTACTGTTGGCCGCCCTACTACAGGCTACTGTTACTTGCCCTACTACAGGCTACTGTTGGCCGCCCTACTACAGGCTACTGTTGGCCGCCCTACTACAGGCTACTGTTGGCCGCCCTACTACAGGCTACTGTTACTTGCCCTACTACAGGCTACTGTTGGCCGCCCTACTACAGGCTACTGTTACTTACCCTACTATAGGCTACTGTTACCTGCCCTACTACAGGCTACTGTTACTTGCTCTACTACAGGCTACTGTTACTTGCTCTACTACAGGCTACTGTTACTTGCTCTACTACAGGCTACTGTTACTTGCCCTACTACAGGCTACTGTTGGCCGCCCTACTACAGGCTACTGTTGGCCGCCCTACTACAGGCTAGTATTAGACTCCCTACTAAAGGCTATTGTTGGCCGCCCTACTACAGGCTAGTATTAGACTCCCTACTACAGGCTATTGTTGGCCGCCCTACTACAGGCTACTGTAATACTGAGAAAACACTCCCACACAGCCCTACCACAACTTTCGGTTTAAGCTGTCAGATTTTGAAACCAGGATAAACAGGCCACTCCTACTATGTAGCCCAATTCAAGTGAATGAGTTACTGTGAGAAAGTGATGGTCAACTGACAATAAAGGAATATATTTTATAGTTCCCCAATTCAGTATGGTAGAATGGAAACGTTGTGATATGTGTAAATGTGTGTTGCATTCAATTAGTAGACCCTGTATAGTACTTACCACAGACCGTGTCTGAGGTGGCTGTCCCTTCGGCTTCAGTTTTGAATTCAGACGTACAACTGAAAACATCATTTGGGATCAAACAAACCAACATTATTACGTGTATGATGGCTGTGGTTTCATTTACAGTTCGATAACATACACATCACATTTGTTTTAATGGTACAAGGATCGAACTACTCACACTGTCCATAGCTTGCACTTGCTCTCGGCAGAGCTGTCACTGGAGAACATGTTTAAAGGACAGGCCTTACACACCGTGTCATGTATGGGGTTACCTGAGAAAATATACAGTATACGGTTCGAGTGACCACATTCTCAAAAAGAACACAGTTTAGCCTAACTCTTGCAGtttaatagaatacaacagaatagaaacaGAAACTTAAAAGCCATGTTTGAACACGTAGTAGGGCACACTAGCGTAGAACTCAATCGTTGCTGATAGCATGAGGAAAGTGAGTGTTTTCTACCTTTGGATTTGACCTCTTCTCCAGGTCTGCATTTAGTATGTGGAACACATGTCAGGCACTCTTCACTGGAACAGTGGTATCCAGGCTTACATTTGCATGGGCTGAGGCTTGTCGTGTTCCTATTGGTACTGTGCTCAAAGTTTTTATCTGTGGCAGGAAGGAGATACAAGTGTTGTGTTATTACAAACAGATAAGCCAGATAAACAGTAGGCCCTACGTGAATCTGAAATGGCATGCTATTCCTTAGTGCactattttgaccagggcctgcaGTAATGCAATaatagggaaaagggtgtcaTTTCGGACAGGGGTGTCATGCACCCCATTAATCTGATGGGGCAGAAAGTATGTGAGGATGGCAGGGGGGCATTTTTAaaacacctgaaacagctttttccCCTGCAATCTAGAACCATAATCATTAATTCTATGAAATAAATAGGTCTctttttctgcatatctaagcatacctcttcaGCTGTCTGTATCTTCCTGACTGGAGGTTCTTTTTAAAATACATTAAATATGCTTCTTTGCAGCTCTGGGTAAAAATATTGAAAGGTctgagtcttattcagtacatgcttgcttttctaaagtctaccaacctagccagcaggcatgccagctgaTAAGCTATTCTAACTTGAATGATAGTCTGAAATGtcttcttggtagctagttatgagttTGCGggattgggaacctatctgggctaCTAAAGGCAACTTCATCAAATTGCTAAGTGGATAGTAGCATTACAgagaaacaatgtttttttttttacagtacaaATCTTGCccctgtgccccctatgggcatgacacATCTGATTTCAGACACATACTTTGTCTTCAAACACATAAAGAGCATCAAAAGTCTTACTTGGGTCGCAGTATGGTTGCAGTTTACAGCGGTTCTTGTCTGTGAATGCATGCTGGTATTCACCCTCTTGGCATGGCATACAATGTGGATCTAAACAACCGCTATGGCTGGATAACATCTTGGTGCCTGTTAAGATAATATAGTTTTGCGGATTATGAATATTGAGTGTAGATCCTAACAAGGGTTTATTGACTCAGTTTCACTCAAAAGGCTGATAAGAGTACAGATATGTCAAATAATGAATGTTCTCTTCCTT from Oncorhynchus keta strain PuntledgeMale-10-30-2019 chromosome 27, Oket_V2, whole genome shotgun sequence carries:
- the LOC118360014 gene encoding tumor necrosis factor receptor superfamily member 5 isoform X2 gives rise to the protein MRGVAKILGCFITTRIEMIALLLCILSVLTVVYSCDPETQYMKNGVCCSMCGPGTKMLSSHSGCLDPHCMPCQEGEYQHAFTDKNRCKLQPYCDPNKNFEHSTNRNTTSLSPCKCKPGYHCSSEECLTCVPHTKCRPGEEVKSKGNPIHDTVCKACPLNMFSSDSSAESKCKLWTVCTSEFKTEAEGTATSDTVCAAVVLGVVLCKFRGQLGEACKKANESCMDLNLKRGTKRATADGKAEEGNAGPEEGREQLQPIIQFEEPPSTPYPSLPGPQIPEEVEAKDMSENGQLVVQEEGKSHHVSVSDTQSVFYE
- the LOC118360014 gene encoding tumor necrosis factor receptor superfamily member 5 isoform X1 — protein: MRGVAKILGCFITTRIEMIALLLCILSVLTVVYSCDPETQYMKNGVCCSMCGPGTKMLSSHSGCLDPHCMPCQEGEYQHAFTDKNRCKLQPYCDPNKNFEHSTNRNTTSLSPCKCKPGYHCSSEECLTCVPHTKCRPGEEVKSKGNPIHDTVCKACPLNMFSSDSSAESKCKLWTVCTSEFKTEAEGTATSDTVCVPVPNSYGTIITIVMAFLAAVVLGVVLCKFRGQLGEACKKANESCMDLNLKRGTKRATADGKAEEGNAGPEEGREQLQPIIQFEEPPSTPYPSLPGPQIPEEVEAKDMSENGQLVVQEEGKSHHVSVSDTQSVFYE